A single window of Zea mays cultivar B73 chromosome 10, Zm-B73-REFERENCE-NAM-5.0, whole genome shotgun sequence DNA harbors:
- the LOC100283472 gene encoding uncharacterized protein isoform X1, producing MAKKKGSAAAAAAMADETDVSSPQGSAPGSEGGGEKEGAFLLGEPTWEDAGGGRWRCAETGHELPEREKEAYARSRACRLALIDHAVAQKKPPLNAFKPHPEHKSKLVCKITGDTINKLEDHIWKHINGKRFLNKLERVEDRMASGEMPDGEPVKSNEVAKKSKSSKKDKKKANVASTSLPREPKPEMADSDDPDFWVPPVGSRWDDDDGKDRWESLPGKPNLAKNEGGSDDDGGDDNDTADKDDAESMELASSRTKRMSIEAAGPRKKKPKKEQ from the exons ATGGCGAAGAAGAaaggctcggccgccgccgccgccgccatggcGGATGAGACGGACGTCTCGAGTCCTCAGGGCTCCGCCCCCGGCAGCGAGGGAGGTGGGGAGAAGGAGGGCGCCTTTCTTCTTGGGGAGCCAACCTGGGAGGACGCTGGCGGCGGGCGGTGGCGGTGCGCGGAGACGGGGCACGAGCTGCCGGAGCGGGAGAAGGAGGCCTACGCGCGGTCCCGCGCTTGCCGCCTCGCGCTCATTGACCACGCCGTCGCGCAGAAGAAGCCGCCGCTCAACGCCTTCAAGCCCCACCCCGAGCACAA ATCGAAGCTGgtatgcaagattacaggggataCAATTAACAAGTTGGAGGATCACATATGGAAGCACATCAACGGGAAGAGATTTCTTAACAAGCTAG AAAGGGTAGAAGACCGGATGGCTTCTGGTGAGATGCCTGATGGAGAACCTGTGAAGTCAAATGAAGTGGCAAAGAAGAGCAAGTCAAGCAAGAAGGACAAGAAGAAAGCTAATGTTGCCAGCACTTCTTTGCCAAGAGAACCTAAACCAGAGATGGCTGATTCAGATGATCCAGATTTCTGGGTGCCTCCTGTTGGAAGTCGCTGGGATGACGATGACGGGAAAGACAGATGGGAGTCATTACCAGGAAAGCCCAACTTAGCAAAGAACGAAGGTGGTTCTG ATGATGATGGTGGTGATGACAATGATACGGCTGACAAGGATGATGCTGAATCAATGGAACTTGCTTCAAG CAGGACAAAGCGAATGTCAATAGAAGCAGCTGGGCCAAGGAAGAAAAAACCCAAGAAGGAGCAGTAA
- the LOC100283472 gene encoding uncharacterized protein LOC100283472 — protein MAKKKGSAAAAAAMADETDVSSPQGSAPGSEGGGEKEGAFLLGEPTWEDAGGGRWRCAETGHELPEREKEAYARSRACRLALIDHAVAQKKPPLNAFKPHPEHKSKLVCKITGDTINKLEDHIWKHINGKRFLNKLERVEDRMASGEMPDGEPVKSNEVAKKSKSSKKDKKKANVASTSLPREPKPEMADSDDPDFWVPPVGSRWDDDDGKDRWESLPGKPNLAKNEGGSDDDGGDDNDTADKDDAESMELASRTKRMSIEAAGPRKKKPKKEQ, from the exons ATGGCGAAGAAGAaaggctcggccgccgccgccgccgccatggcGGATGAGACGGACGTCTCGAGTCCTCAGGGCTCCGCCCCCGGCAGCGAGGGAGGTGGGGAGAAGGAGGGCGCCTTTCTTCTTGGGGAGCCAACCTGGGAGGACGCTGGCGGCGGGCGGTGGCGGTGCGCGGAGACGGGGCACGAGCTGCCGGAGCGGGAGAAGGAGGCCTACGCGCGGTCCCGCGCTTGCCGCCTCGCGCTCATTGACCACGCCGTCGCGCAGAAGAAGCCGCCGCTCAACGCCTTCAAGCCCCACCCCGAGCACAA ATCGAAGCTGgtatgcaagattacaggggataCAATTAACAAGTTGGAGGATCACATATGGAAGCACATCAACGGGAAGAGATTTCTTAACAAGCTAG AAAGGGTAGAAGACCGGATGGCTTCTGGTGAGATGCCTGATGGAGAACCTGTGAAGTCAAATGAAGTGGCAAAGAAGAGCAAGTCAAGCAAGAAGGACAAGAAGAAAGCTAATGTTGCCAGCACTTCTTTGCCAAGAGAACCTAAACCAGAGATGGCTGATTCAGATGATCCAGATTTCTGGGTGCCTCCTGTTGGAAGTCGCTGGGATGACGATGACGGGAAAGACAGATGGGAGTCATTACCAGGAAAGCCCAACTTAGCAAAGAACGAAGGTGGTTCTG ATGATGATGGTGGTGATGACAATGATACGGCTGACAAGGATGATGCTGAATCAATGGAACTTGCTTCAAG GACAAAGCGAATGTCAATAGAAGCAGCTGGGCCAAGGAAGAAAAAACCCAAGAAGGAGCAGTAA